A region of Scylla paramamosain isolate STU-SP2022 chromosome 25, ASM3559412v1, whole genome shotgun sequence DNA encodes the following proteins:
- the LOC135113130 gene encoding tRNA (guanine(26)-N(2))-dimethyltransferase-like isoform X1, producing the protein MLQRLGRGLVRLREHPQLRGVRRMATETQAGSGGGGVVDTGTTGGGEGEGEVGFVVDTQPYTAVTEGEAEVLFPASHDVFYNPVQEFNRDLSVAVLRVFAVEHKKAERERREKAEAKERRRQEYLEKLSSGQDNKGATKVAENGTVEGDEAADDLSNEVEKNGNLNEEEGAAVQEIEKETMEEDIDKDRANDESGEEEDKNVIIRDASGRDTEATKEPKIDLPPPGTKDEEGIRILEGLAASGLRSIRYAREVGGVREVVANDISKQALECMKRNIEHNGVANLVRPSHNDASMVMYENRAPDKRFHAIDLDPYGSPHIFLDGAVQSVAEGGILLVTCTDMAVLCGNSPETCYAKYGALSLKSKACHEMALRIVLQSLESHANRYSRYIVPLLSLSADFYVRVVVRVFTSKAKVQETFTKVSWVYQCVGCETVTLQPLGRILINKKSIKRQVSHGPPVAESCSHCGHRHVVGGPIWSAPIHDREFLSNLKESLVEEDFSTYRRMLGVISMMEEELPDVPLYYVLDRLARVASINLCKMVQFRSALLNAGYRVSLSHADPASLKTDAPPRVVWDVVRAWERQQPARKAPLPADHPARVILQQDIGTEVNFDLHPSANPESRKKELLRFQVKPEKFWGPKSRAKTSLLQGTLEEKRTRNQGKKRRQLPPQPSPVTKHPREQSPPGTPQQDQQAA; encoded by the exons ATGTTGCAGAGGCTGGGCAGAGGCTTGGTGAG GCTGAGAGAGCACCCACAGctgagaggagtgaggaggatggCCACagagacacaggcagggagtggtggtggtggtgtggtggacaCAGGCACTactggagggggagagggggagggggaggtgggctTTGTGGTggacacacagccttacactgCCGTGACGGAGGGAGAAGCTGAGGTGctcttccctgcctcccatGATGTGTTCTATAACCCTGTGCAGGAATTCAATAGAGATCTCAG TGTGGCTGTCCTGCGAGTGTTTGCAGTGGAACACAAGAAGGCAGagcgagagaggagggagaaggcagAGGCGAAGGAGAGACGGAGGCAGGAGTACTTGGAGAAACTTTCCAGCGGCCAAGACAACAAGGGAGCAACGAAGGTAGCTGAGAATGGCACTGTTGAGGGTGATGAGGCTGCTGACGACCTGAGCAATGAAGTGGAAAAGAACGGCAACCTGAACGAAGAGGAGGGAGCTGCAGTtcaggaaatagagaaagagaccATGGAGGAGGACATAGACAAAGATAGAGCCAATGATGagagtggggaggaagaggacaagaacgTAATCATAAGAGACGCCAGTGGGAGGGATACGGAGGCAACCAAGGAACCCAAAATTGACCTTCCGCCACCTGGGACAAAGGACGAGGAGGGCATACGTATCCTGGAAGGTCTGGCTGCGTCGGGCCTTCGCTCCATCCGCTATGCTCGTGAGGTGGGCGgagtgagggaggtggtggCCAATGACATCTCCAAACAGGCGCTGGAGTGCATGAAGAGGAACATTGAGCATAATGGCGTGGCTAACCTTGTCAGGCCCAGCCACAATGATgccag CATGGTGATGTACGAGAACCGAGCACCAGACAAGAGGTTCCACGCCATTGATCTCGACCCATATGGCTCCCCACACATCTTCCTAGATGGGGCAGTGCAGAGCGTGGCCGAGGGGGGCATCCTGCTGGTGACCTGCACGGACATGGCGGTACTGTGTGGCAACTCCCCCGAGACCTGCTATGCCAAGTATGGGGCGCTGTCCCTGAAGAGCAAAGCCTGCCATGAGATG GCCCTGAGGATAGTGCTGCAGTCCCTGGAGTCCCACGCTAACCGGTACAGCCGCTATATTGTGCCACTGTTGTCCCTTAGTGCCGACTTCTacgtgagggtggtggtgagggtgttcACCAGCAAGGCCAAGGTGCAGGAGACATTTACTAAG GTGTCGTGGGTGTACCAGTGTGTGGGCTGTGAGACCGTCACCCTGCAGCCACTTGGACGCATCCTCATCAACAAGAAGAGCATCAAGCGCCAGGTGTCCCATGGGCCGCCTGTGGCTGAGTCTTGCTCCCACTGTGGCCACCGCCATGTGGTGGGTGGCCCCATCTGGTCTGCCCCCATCCATGACCGGGAGTTCCTGAGCAACTTGAAGGAGTCCCTGGTGGAAGAGGACTTCAGCACCTACCGCCGCATGCTGGGGGTGATCagcatgatggaggaggagctcCCCGATGTACCATTGTACTACGTGCTGGACCGCCTCGCCCGGGTGGCCAGCATCAATCTGTGCAAGATGGTACAGTTCCGGTCTGCCTTGCTCAATGCAGGGTACAGGGTGTCCCTCTCACATGCTGACCCTGCCTCCCTCAAGACAGATGCCCCGCCCAGAGTGGTGTGGGATGTGGTGCGTGCCTGGGAGAGGCAGCAGCCTGCCAGGAAGGCCCCTCTACCCGCTGACCACCCAGCCCGGGTCATCCTGCAGCAGGACATAGGCACGGAGGTGAACTTTGACCTGCATCCCAGCGCCAACCCTGAGTCACGCAAGAAGGAGCTGCTCAGGTTCCAGGTCAAGCCGGAGAAGTTCTGGGGGCCCAAGTCCCGCGCCAAGACCAGCCTGCTGCAGGGCACactggaggagaagaggacgcGCAACCAGggcaagaagaggaggcagcTGCCACCCCAGCCGTCACCTGTCACTAAGCATCCCAGGGAGCAGTCACCCCCTGGCACACCTCAGCAGGACCAGCAGGCAGCATAG
- the LOC135113130 gene encoding tRNA (guanine(26)-N(2))-dimethyltransferase-like isoform X2, with translation MATETQAGSGGGGVVDTGTTGGGEGEGEVGFVVDTQPYTAVTEGEAEVLFPASHDVFYNPVQEFNRDLSVAVLRVFAVEHKKAERERREKAEAKERRRQEYLEKLSSGQDNKGATKVAENGTVEGDEAADDLSNEVEKNGNLNEEEGAAVQEIEKETMEEDIDKDRANDESGEEEDKNVIIRDASGRDTEATKEPKIDLPPPGTKDEEGIRILEGLAASGLRSIRYAREVGGVREVVANDISKQALECMKRNIEHNGVANLVRPSHNDASMVMYENRAPDKRFHAIDLDPYGSPHIFLDGAVQSVAEGGILLVTCTDMAVLCGNSPETCYAKYGALSLKSKACHEMALRIVLQSLESHANRYSRYIVPLLSLSADFYVRVVVRVFTSKAKVQETFTKVSWVYQCVGCETVTLQPLGRILINKKSIKRQVSHGPPVAESCSHCGHRHVVGGPIWSAPIHDREFLSNLKESLVEEDFSTYRRMLGVISMMEEELPDVPLYYVLDRLARVASINLCKMVQFRSALLNAGYRVSLSHADPASLKTDAPPRVVWDVVRAWERQQPARKAPLPADHPARVILQQDIGTEVNFDLHPSANPESRKKELLRFQVKPEKFWGPKSRAKTSLLQGTLEEKRTRNQGKKRRQLPPQPSPVTKHPREQSPPGTPQQDQQAA, from the exons atggCCACagagacacaggcagggagtggtggtggtggtgtggtggacaCAGGCACTactggagggggagagggggagggggaggtgggctTTGTGGTggacacacagccttacactgCCGTGACGGAGGGAGAAGCTGAGGTGctcttccctgcctcccatGATGTGTTCTATAACCCTGTGCAGGAATTCAATAGAGATCTCAG TGTGGCTGTCCTGCGAGTGTTTGCAGTGGAACACAAGAAGGCAGagcgagagaggagggagaaggcagAGGCGAAGGAGAGACGGAGGCAGGAGTACTTGGAGAAACTTTCCAGCGGCCAAGACAACAAGGGAGCAACGAAGGTAGCTGAGAATGGCACTGTTGAGGGTGATGAGGCTGCTGACGACCTGAGCAATGAAGTGGAAAAGAACGGCAACCTGAACGAAGAGGAGGGAGCTGCAGTtcaggaaatagagaaagagaccATGGAGGAGGACATAGACAAAGATAGAGCCAATGATGagagtggggaggaagaggacaagaacgTAATCATAAGAGACGCCAGTGGGAGGGATACGGAGGCAACCAAGGAACCCAAAATTGACCTTCCGCCACCTGGGACAAAGGACGAGGAGGGCATACGTATCCTGGAAGGTCTGGCTGCGTCGGGCCTTCGCTCCATCCGCTATGCTCGTGAGGTGGGCGgagtgagggaggtggtggCCAATGACATCTCCAAACAGGCGCTGGAGTGCATGAAGAGGAACATTGAGCATAATGGCGTGGCTAACCTTGTCAGGCCCAGCCACAATGATgccag CATGGTGATGTACGAGAACCGAGCACCAGACAAGAGGTTCCACGCCATTGATCTCGACCCATATGGCTCCCCACACATCTTCCTAGATGGGGCAGTGCAGAGCGTGGCCGAGGGGGGCATCCTGCTGGTGACCTGCACGGACATGGCGGTACTGTGTGGCAACTCCCCCGAGACCTGCTATGCCAAGTATGGGGCGCTGTCCCTGAAGAGCAAAGCCTGCCATGAGATG GCCCTGAGGATAGTGCTGCAGTCCCTGGAGTCCCACGCTAACCGGTACAGCCGCTATATTGTGCCACTGTTGTCCCTTAGTGCCGACTTCTacgtgagggtggtggtgagggtgttcACCAGCAAGGCCAAGGTGCAGGAGACATTTACTAAG GTGTCGTGGGTGTACCAGTGTGTGGGCTGTGAGACCGTCACCCTGCAGCCACTTGGACGCATCCTCATCAACAAGAAGAGCATCAAGCGCCAGGTGTCCCATGGGCCGCCTGTGGCTGAGTCTTGCTCCCACTGTGGCCACCGCCATGTGGTGGGTGGCCCCATCTGGTCTGCCCCCATCCATGACCGGGAGTTCCTGAGCAACTTGAAGGAGTCCCTGGTGGAAGAGGACTTCAGCACCTACCGCCGCATGCTGGGGGTGATCagcatgatggaggaggagctcCCCGATGTACCATTGTACTACGTGCTGGACCGCCTCGCCCGGGTGGCCAGCATCAATCTGTGCAAGATGGTACAGTTCCGGTCTGCCTTGCTCAATGCAGGGTACAGGGTGTCCCTCTCACATGCTGACCCTGCCTCCCTCAAGACAGATGCCCCGCCCAGAGTGGTGTGGGATGTGGTGCGTGCCTGGGAGAGGCAGCAGCCTGCCAGGAAGGCCCCTCTACCCGCTGACCACCCAGCCCGGGTCATCCTGCAGCAGGACATAGGCACGGAGGTGAACTTTGACCTGCATCCCAGCGCCAACCCTGAGTCACGCAAGAAGGAGCTGCTCAGGTTCCAGGTCAAGCCGGAGAAGTTCTGGGGGCCCAAGTCCCGCGCCAAGACCAGCCTGCTGCAGGGCACactggaggagaagaggacgcGCAACCAGggcaagaagaggaggcagcTGCCACCCCAGCCGTCACCTGTCACTAAGCATCCCAGGGAGCAGTCACCCCCTGGCACACCTCAGCAGGACCAGCAGGCAGCATAG
- the LOC135113134 gene encoding serine protease inhibitor I/II-like — translation MMKTQVVALAVVVVLVVSFMHVHAWCTEGQTGSNGCNTCTCFNTMVICTRRQCGQGKRLGWCKGAPGSFWMDNCHQCSCYRGKYQCVLKPDCVTGKKKYPNCKGESLFLYECNNCRCGGNATHPACTKKGCPSQFQKMVLM, via the exons ATGATGAAGACCCAGGTGGTGGcactggcagtggtggtggtgctggtggtgagcTTCATGCATG TCCATGCTTGGTGTACAGAGGGCCAGACGGGGAGCAACGGCTGCAACACCTGTACATGTTTCAACACCATGGTAATCTGCACCAGGCGGCAGTGTGGCCAAGGGAAGAGGCTTG gatgGTGTAAGGGTGCACCAGGCAGCTTCTGGATGGACAACTGTCACCAGTGTAGCTGCTACAGAGGAAAGTATCAGTGTGTCCTGAAGCCTGACTGTGTGACAG GGAAGAAGAAGTATCCTAATTGCAAAGGTGAATCGTTATTCCTGTACGAATGCAACAACTGTAGATGTGGAGGCAATGCCACACACCCGGCGTGCACCAAGAAAGGCTGCCCCTCACA GTTTCAGAAAATGGTGCTTATGTAG